The stretch of DNA actggcttttgcttttttttggcgtgttctggattgttcctgattgttcttggttgtatttttttaggGAGTTCAGAAGTTCAAGGGAGTTTAGGGGGGGGGTTGAAACCAAAGCTGCTTTTTTTCTTAGCCAGATCTTACCTGTTTTTTTTCTactctctgccttgcctgtgttgcagTAGTTTATCTTTGCATAGCTGttagatttttctggcttctgatcaaattctgatttacttgattttttgtgtgactgattgGGAGCATTTTAGACTAGGGTGTTATattagtttgaaaatattttgttggcaacatggccagaaagttgttctcagttgaagaggctgctgcactgtgcatggcctctagctcggaggagttcagtgactctgattccgagtatgtgccccctggttCAGAGAGTGACTCCTCTACTAAGGTGTCATGGTGTAGTAGTAGcacggttagtgctcttgaggagtCCATGGAGGtagagtgtgcaaaatgagggagagggtgatagggctgatgctgcagctggaggagagcctgcgtggaggcctccttgtaattttccccctgagatccccccttttactgcagtcgctggtgttaaggtggacaccaggaattttgagcCTATTGACTTTTTTCAATTGTATAtcactgaggccatcctacaggatatggtcctctatacaaatttatacgccgagcaataccttacccataatcccctacctaggtatgctcgagcgcaggcatggcatcccactgacattgccgaaatgaaaaagttcttgggactcactttagctatgggtctcataaaagcaaattctttggagtcctactgggataccactactgtgttgtctatccctgttttttctgccaccatgccgagaaaccggtatcagctactgctccggtttctgcatttcaataacaatgcaacggctgtaccccctgatgagcccggccatgacaggcttcataaattgaggccccttatagatagcctgtctgagtagtgtggagaagtgtataccctcccaaaacatttgtatagatgagtcccttctcctcttcaaagggtGCATCACATTTCggcagtacatcccaagcaagcgtgcccgctatgggatAAAATTTTACAAACTGTGCGAAAGCATTTCGGGGGacaccagctatttcatgatatatgaaggcaaggactcccaaTTAGACCCCCATGGTTGTCCCGttgatttgactgtcagtggcaaaattgtatgggagctcatctctccacttttgggccaaggttaccacttgtatgtggataacttttactctAGTATCCCCTTGTTCACTACCCTATATTGTTTAGATACTccagcctgtggcactataaatcgtacccgaaagggactgcccagggatctggtctgcaaaaaacttaatcgtggagaagtttatgccctaggaaatgatgagctccttgccataaattattatgacacaaaaaatgtattcatgctgacgacaatccacaatgagtcagtaactgtggtacagagagttggtaggccccctaaaacaaaacctctctgttgcagggaatacagcaggtacatgggtggcgttgacagaactgatcaactctaaaactaaggcctggtacaaaaaagttggtatatacttgattcaaatggccctttgaaattcatacgttgtatataaggcagcagtaccaggccccaaattatcctactataaataccagctgcagataatccctgccctgttgtttagtggtGTAGAGGAGACAGTGCCTGAGATGCtccctagtgacaatgtggcccgattgattgggaagcactttattgatacgcttccacccacacctggaaaagtgttttcccataaagcttgcagagtgtgccgcaaagggggtataagacgagatacatggtactactgccctaagtgccctcgcaaccccgggttatgtttcaaaccatgttttgaaatataccatactcgactgcactattgaaagggtaataaattgttgtgcactgatggaatttataataattattggcatcccgctttgtgcaaaattaatataatagccttatggtttatgtattcaggtcagaattttatgtcgtggttagtttgggtgtttccttacctaaaatgttatgttaggttatgtatagccaactaaggtgttgcgtgacggactgggcccctaaaaatttgtggtgcatgatgatcatgatgtttcatcttgcctgcggatgatttcatctcccctgctgatgccaccaggttttttttttacggaCACCTCATAAGCgaccctttcagggcagttgctacggctatatgtatttctgggtaacattttaggttttactagtgtacagggcagtactagtgtttcagggcagttgctaaagctatatgtatttctgggtgacattttaggttttactagtgaaCAGTATTAGGtctccatggaatatttttttttttttattatttttgcagttagggtctttgtttgcagaagtgaaaagaaagttctagtttgttggtagatgggagttaacatttcaacacttatgctaattgtagtctttctccttattatgagtaatagtattgttctgatggcatagctcttttggttggagagaaactggtgaattcacaactcattagctcagctttcaatgcagatattgaggcctttattttgggcaagttatattttgttcttggtgcaggcattcagcttttttcagaattgtgTTGCTATGCAACTTATGCAATAATTCATTATTTCACGTCACCTCTTtagccataccccccaactgtcccgctttttatagcgcatcctgctgttccagatagttcaatgaatgtcccgcatttccgtaatagattacggcactgtgtatggggggcactgtgtatggggggtactgtctttgggggcaattgggggcaatgtgtatgggggggtactgtctttgggagcactttctatgggtgtattgtgtatgggggggcaaaactggtacatagttttaactcacttataactgactgcctgagggtatagcacatttgggtctgatcccgccatttcaactatgtATAaggagtatttatttttttttaaaagtggggtgtggtaattggggccacaaaagtgggcatgcacaaaaaattgccgcgctgcgcgcaccaaatctgtCCGACCACAAATTTCTAcagagaactgcgtccacaattttgcatgtaggaaagcaagaatggcgctgctgaatagctacacgtgtgcactttcagaaaacatatagtttgtgggggtatctcacatgTAAGGGGGTTTttagactgacaaactgcatggagtgcatttagagcgcagctccaaactttcgagctgaaattgctcttatgtattgcccctgttttgggctgtttggaggccgtgtctttaggtgcacccatgcatgtggggtatcgttttgttcaggacaagttgtagattgatattctagtgagTTTTTTCCATTGTTATGGCAATTTTGTgaagaaatctaactttggatcgtttttttctttatttcaggccaaactgcaaacttctacagagaactgcgtccacaattgtgcatgtaggaaagcaagaatggcgctgctgaatagctacaggtgtgcactttcacaaaacatatagtttgtgggggcatttcacaggtaagggggtgtttagactgacaaactgcatggaatgcacttagagcgcagctccaaactttccagctgaaattgctcttatgtattgcccgttttgggctgtttggaggccgtgtctttaggtgcacccatgcatgtggggtatcgttttactcgggataacttgttctttcataacctgccttcatttgaaaattttcattggtgttttattctcaaatttactttggactttgtgactgtgatagtgtttcagaaaaaaaaaaaattcaaatatttagagcaaaactacaccacaactaaagatatagaggtgtgcagtttctaaaaatgtgtgacttttgggggtattccatttctgtcataagatatgccatgttaaaatagagatggccttttcactttttttttatgtaaaattgcacaaaatgctgttttattattggggtgtcttctggacaagaaaagtgggttaccaatacatatttggtattgttggattcagcagaatcagggcttttacaaacagtaaaatgtttgtaagttaatgtaatcattcttggaaaaaaaaacacaaaataaaaatactttttttctttatttcactttttttaacatatttcactcaaaaaatgtgtttaatctccagaaaaagtacaacattttattataatgttcaAGCCCAGTTCGTTCcggaaaaaaatcatatataacatgtgtagcccacttttgctgaTCTCTGTGGCACTACCCactggagcactatacttggcgctacaggagtcctgagcccccgcttactatgggggttaactaGGATTTCTCccaaatggcgtgcctccacccagggatggtgttgtggaactataacccACACCCTGGGAAACGAATCAGAATGCTTtacccctcttgggacccacgtactcttggcagatgtaccccaccaccggggttattccttaccagcttggtagtggtcctctgggcttgcaGATAGTCACAGCAGACACAGTACTGATAGTGAAATAGATGCAacggtttattagggcaggacctctccaggagtggcatatacaATTCAATCACAGTGTGCAGGGCTGtatctcctcactactcattgagaaCTTGCGCCAGAAGGCACCTCCTCTTGGggcccttcccggtactcacgctaggcagcctcaccacaggcagcccactccggtactctcgcctaagccccctcagatccggcctcctggactagcggtgaccttgtccacctacctagccactttatgccctgcactccagcagatgtaatgctgggaggtcttaacctcactaccactcctggaggggcaatgtccgcccattctaaactccttggtgtcctacatgtcactcctagagcgacctattacaGAACTTCTAtcactaagctgtacctggggtactcctacCTGGAGCTatccccaaaatgtctgcctgctcacatggctgcatccccttatatgggcctatgcaccaccctgtggccaaaacccgaactacaggtatacaccctattaactatttagaacccaggCATCctagtgtccctgttaactatcaccaccctgtggtctgtcctaggggtttcTGGCCTAAGGGCCCagttttggtaaacccctacacatgctttatttcatgtaggttttcttgtcaagaaaccgaagcaaatgtaatgagtgcaaaatgccTAAAAacggcttggcagtagatgttcacttttgggacaaatcggctggcagtgaaagggttaaaggccaCCAGCAAGAGCTTCAAGCGCCCTTAAGATCAACCAGACCATGGTtgcagcatttcatgacacagtagATTCAGAATTTAATGACACTGTGCCCAAGCATTAAACGGCAGCCCAGAATTTGTATAACACCTTGAAGTGACCCAACAGTTCAATATACACTGGATTCAGTATTTCATGACCCAGTGGCCTTCAAATTGTGACACAGTGgaccagcatttcatgacacaccgGGCCCAGTCATTGGATCTATAGAGTTTGCAAACTGCTCCTCATAGAGAACAGACACAAACAGGTTTAGATACtgtagaaataaacaaaaaaaataccagGATGTGAAATGTATAGCATTagcatttacaataaaaaaacaaaaacaaagagtgGTTGGCATCAATCTCCATTGTGGTAGGGCCTTTAGGGTAAAAGCTCTACTTGAATAATGGACAATCTCTACATGATATGTGTGCACCAcatactttaaagagatactgacaccacaaattaaaccttttttacatctatcataacactgtctttgcaagaactttatcattttgccataaaagtatttgcctgatgcttttacattacctgtctgatcccccatgttcctctatgagggggcggccatatttgtccgtcAGCAttggaagctgtaactgacaggctgagaagggacagtcaggtttaaaaacttcaagtaacaattacttacaaaagcaaaccagTCAGTGAAAAACCAttaacacaacctataggtagctttttatgtatattgatattttgaaaagtagtttttttcatgtcagtatcactttaatgggaGGGGCAGTATTGGAGCAGCTTCATTGAAAATCATATGAACATTATCTTATGATCTCACCTTTCTTCTCCAAGTCAGTTGATATGATAGGGAGATACAGCTTCAGGTTCTCGATGCAGTCATTTTCTACATACACCTTACTATCAGTTGGATCATAACGTATATTCCATAGGTGAGATACCATCACCGCCTCTTGTGTTACAGGCACATACACCACTCTCTccttatcaaaaataaaaaactccTTCCCATCAAAGGCAATCTCCTCATATCCACCAATGGTGCCATCTTCATGCAGCTCACAGGCACACTTCCTCTGGTAGATATGGGTATCCCCTGCAAAAGAAATATACTAAATATGTAAGATTCTATGCCCCATAAAAGGCACCaggtttacccaggagcagtacctcatagcaaccaataagatttttagacaggtgactagtaaatgctgcctgctgattagttgctatgggttactgctcctgagtaACCCTGTGACTTAGCACTCATTGATAGCAATCTAATGCAGGCCTGACactttaaaaacttaaaaaataatacatttattataactaTTGGATTCATCACAAGGTTATCAAGGTTAATAAACATGAGTCAGTGTACTGCACACACATTGtattataaacaaatacaatCAGTATAGCCGGAATGGCTGGATTACCTAGAAAGGTCCCTGACATGATCCTTAATCAGTCATCCAGGAGCCCTTTAGAAAGAATGCTCTGAAAAAACACAATTCCATACCCAATTCACTAAGTAATTCCTGTGCTATTTGATGGCAATTATGTTTAATATAAGCTACACCTATGTGCACCCAGTTGGCTTTATGTGAacttttggatatatatatattatccacaatgcttccACAATGCTTCCACAATGCTTCCAAATACGAAAATACTGTTAGGCCATAGAgaccattttaaaaataattacattttttaagtgaTTTCCAGTGTATCAATtagtataaaacagtaccttgtacctgattgGAACTAAGCTCCATCAATCTCTGTtggtggcaaaccaatcctatttcaTTTATTAAATGTTCCAGACCTGCTTGATGAGTTAGGCATCAGTAGTATCAGGGGAAGGTCACTTGGTTAACAAGAGCAGGGAAAAAGATGATGACTTAGCATATGGAGCAACATCAGGGGGGCACAAGAGGTTCTGCTTATGAACCACTTTTGTCTTGGTCCTACTTCTGTTAGGCAGTGACTACAAAgcatcaggcacaatgcacatcACTGCAGTGGCCCCCATATTGGGAGAATTGCTCAGTTAGGCAAAATATCGCTCACACCATCTGCAGTCTGTTATCATACTACTCAACTAAAGATCCTAAGCAGCGGTAAAAACATAATTCATTTCTTATGATATTTGCAGTATATTTTACACTCACcttttgatttattaaaaaatcccatTAGAAAGTTCAGCCTGTGCCTTTGCCAGACTTCATATTCCTGAGCGTATTTGGTCTGATTTTCTATGTGCTCAGAAAGTGCATTCAGTGATGGAGCCAAAGCCTGGGCGCACTGTGTGTCACTGTTGTACCTTCCATACTGCAAGCCGTCTATGTACATAACAACTGAATACTGAGGAACATCGTAGCCTGGAACTGATACCAGGGCTATACGATACTGCAGGGAGTGACTTCCTAGGGgagcaaaaatatacattttatttacatgtatttacagTTTATAATGGCAGTGAGGAGAACAAGTATTTAACTAACATGGGACAAACAACAGAATTTgagcagttacatagttaatttaatAGTCCGTCAAATTCAACCCCCAGTgcacaaatatacacatacatctATACACCTGTCTCTGAGACAGAATGAGAGGGAACAGGTAACATCTGGAAGACAATGTGCAGAGGGGGCACCTAAACCCTATTAGTGCAGAAATTTTTTAAACCAAAGTATTGTTAAAATTCGAAAAATTTGTGTTTAAACGGTCATTTGTTTCCattaatcctctttatttttcccaaacaggaagtgctccagcagccatttaagGAGCATTTTTGGAGCATTGGGGCTCATCCttgcaaaacaaaaatgtgtttaaatttcacttgaaactaggtgaaatagaaaacgatgatgggattaagctgctgaataaaaagctaaataactcatctaccagaatatcattctctacttcacactaaaagttaatttaaatgcaaacaaCCCCTTTTATGGTATAAATGATGTATCATAACTCTCATATCATCTCTCTATGTATCAGATCTCTAAATACTTCAGCGCTATATAAGTAATAGATAAAAATGGATTCGTCAATTAtagactgcggagacttattccctcccttccaaccttctCCCCCCAATATAAACACATGGCGCAAGAGaaacacaccattttttttttgtgggtggggttcggccacagctttattaaagaatccatcAGAAATAGttcttgccatgtatttcaaactttcccaaacttcacaacaaactttttCGCTGTTATTATAACaaatgccagccactgcgaacgcagtgggcatgtggaaaccaccaaacaacacctgaaattaaatggccaaggactaacACCTGCCCTTTGCTGTGACagaccacaatatatatatatatatatatatatatatatatatataaatatacaacatatatcaaatgttttgataaaaaattttttttttgaagaatcaAAACCTGAAAggaaacataccgtatatactcgagtataagccgagtttttcagcacaaaaaatgtgctcaaaaactcagcctcggcttatactcgagtatatacggctgaccgtaccgctccccatactgctcccagtACTGCTTCCTGCTGCGTCTTCTCTGTCTGCTGGCAGGTGTGAGCGGGGGACCGGGTCAATTCACGGACAGGGGAACGCACATTCGGTGTGCTCTGACACTGGTGACATTCGTGCACGGGATGGGGGGTGCAAGCGCCGGTAAAGTTGTAGTGTGGCCGTCCGCGTGTGATGATAGGTGGGATCTCCAGCCGGCATGACCTCGCTTCCCATgaagcaaataaatcaataatattcGGCGCACTCTGACACTCCGGCATGACCTCGCTTCCCATCAAGCagctctgacactgctgacattcgcGCGCAGTGTCAGAGCTGCTTGATGGGAAGCGAGGTCATGCCGGCTCTATACTGGGGCTGCAGTAGGACGGGATGTGGGGGGTGAAGTTCAGCTAATAATATTCGGCGCTGCTGACTGCTGACATTCTGACACTGCGTAGTGATTTATCTGCCTGATGGGAAGAGAGGTCATGCCTGCTGGAGATCACACGCCGATGGCCACACTTCAACAAGCTTTACTGGAGCGTGCACCCCCGCGGATGTCAGAGTTAGTGCACTCCCATATCTTCTGTGTTTCCATGACCTGTAAGATCCTCTGTGTATGTGCTGCTGTTTGGTGGGAATGGAGCTGCAAGGCACAGTCTGATTATTCTGCAATCTCCTTTAGTCACATGCATGTCTCGTGTGTGCacttcattgcttttagttttaTTGTCTTTCATTGCTGTGTTTTTATATGATATGAACATGACTTGTAGAGCAGCAGGACTAGCAACAacaatttcccagcatgcacagtcaGCCTTTAGTGCTACAATGGGAGTATGGTGTGCTAGTACAATTAGGCAGGCATAAGGTAAATGCTGTGTATATAATGATGTTTAATTTTTCCTTAAACCAGTGAACTGTTATCTTTCTAGCTGAACTTCAGCCCCCACATCCCATCCTACTGCAGCCCCAGAATAGAGAATGGTAGTGTGAATGCCTGTAACTGATGAGAGGGAAAGGGGTTAAAATAGCTGGTGTGCATTGTCTCATAAATCACCTTGTGGTTTGACACACTATTCTTTCTCCACCCTGGTTCTGTTGCTATAGCTCTCTTTTCTACAATACTAGCAGCTTCTACAGtgttttaaaggaccagtaatgtcATGTTGGGCCGCACTGGTataatgtgtttgcttcagaaatgcctATAGTTTGCAtggataagctgctgtgtagccatttgaaaagtttgaactgcaaatataatgtaaagaatatttatgttctctcccagcagtgcagtttagtaagacatttatttgtaaatgacataatgaaaaaggacatacctttcccaccctaggcttatactcgagtcaataagtttttccagttttcttaggtaaaattaggtacctcggcttatattcggatcggcttatactcgagtatatacggtaaacatGTAAGCTAAGCGAAATTACAGCCTATAGTTCCCTAGCTAAAAGCGCTTAAACagggagtggggggagggagatgctgctccgtgCTGCAAGATGAGATGCTGCTGTGAGAGAGCTGgcaggcaaaggggaggggggagcattGAATCTTCCTTTCCTGCCCAGGAGCTGCGCAGGTTAACTCCTCATGCGCTGGAGGGAAATAAGCCCTGGCTAactccacagtccctcagcgctttcctgATGTATTTCAGTGCTGTCTAGCAGGCAAAACAGGGGTATTAGCAAGGGGTTTCAGTGTAGCTGGGCCCATGCAATCCTATTGCAGCTGTAAAACTGCTGACATTTAATTTATTACTATATGCTTGCTCCTAGACACAGATTATAAAGGTATAAATAGTCATTAAGAAACTGCATTTCACCATACAAATCAAGCATACGAGCACTGTTAGTATTAGTCACTGGTCCCTGAATCCCCCAACAGGACCCCTGTGCAGCCCTGGTTGAAAATGATTTTTTCCATAATACACACTCCTATCTGTTAACATAGGAGTTAAATATGCAGTTGCCATTACCCATAACAACTAATCATCTACTAACTGTAATTATCAAACCTTCACAGATAATTGCTGAATAATTGCTGTCAATTTATATTTGATGCAGTTTTGCCTCTGGGTTAGTGAGCGGGTTAGCACTACTATTACTCATTCCTTTTCCTTCTatttacttaaaggggacatatcctataaaaattataatataatatagaaggattgtgcttaaaaaagatgtatttcagactgatttattgagaaattctccaaaaccccactagtcccgcccatctgttccacttcctgctggctgaattctctggatgagctggggagctgaCGGCCCTCCGTACGCTgccctgtaggataggaaccaatcagcagctaggctgacccgatagggcagtgctgtccaacttctgtggtaccgagggccggaatttttctgacctacgtggtggagggccgataatggaagccagttttgaccactcccctttttgaaactgcacccacttgaaaccacacccatgttatcacatgaccatacccatattaatggttgtagtacagcaaaaacctgccatactct from Xenopus tropicalis strain Nigerian chromosome 8, UCB_Xtro_10.0, whole genome shotgun sequence encodes:
- the LOC100494618 gene encoding major histocompatibility complex class I-related gene protein, translating into MLSVALLLFSLSIPAVYCGSHSLQYRIALVSVPGYDVPQYSVVMYIDGLQYGRYNSDTQCAQALAPSLNALSEHIENQTKYAQEYEVWQRHRLNFLMGFFNKSKGDTHIYQRKCACELHEDGTIGGYEEIAFDGKEFFIFDKERVVYVPVTQEAVMVSHLWNIRYDPTDSKVYVENDCIENLKLYLPIISTDLEKKVPPKVKVSSSESESGTKLHCRVYGFYPRDVEVKWIKNGRDEIHSEEAAQILPNPDGTYQIRVSVGVTPEEGATYSCHIDHSSLETPLVVPFEPSKRSILYIIIPVSAALLLLLLLFLRAQQFKKGDPFVLLAFERETQSEQPVPIV